The following are from one region of the Centroberyx gerrardi isolate f3 chromosome 16, fCenGer3.hap1.cur.20231027, whole genome shotgun sequence genome:
- the ubxn1 gene encoding UBX domain-containing protein 1 has protein sequence MAELTTLESLLEMGFGRNRAEKAVANTGNQGIERAMDWLMEHENDADIDEPYVPPEGSVLGGTGDSQPSPAQPTVADTAEGTADGDMDEIEEGGTKRPMTEDEKREQVKRLEELMRVKQAERRERERAEEVEREKQRRKQGQELLQIRQKLQDDEMKKLADQRRKEKMEDKLAKQRVKEKIARDREERAQKFGGGGSSSTAVSPPPAQPSPSSPTSQGPPPTKKEYDECRIQVRLLDGSAITAVFKAQEPLAAVRVYVQMNGNTPEGQDFTLLSPYPRHVYTELDMEKPLKELGLVPSAVLVVTKK, from the exons ATGGCAGAGCTAACAACACTAGAGAGCCTGTTGGAGATGGGCTTTGGCAGAAACAGAGC GGAGAAGGCGGTGGCCAACACAGGGAACCAGGGGATAGAGAGAGCCATGGACTG GTTAATGGAGCATGAGAATGACGCAGACATCGACGAGCCCTACGTGCCTCCTGAGGGGAGCGTCCTGGGAGGCACAGGAGACAGCCAGCCCAGCCCAGCACAGCCCACAGTAGCAGACACCGCTGAAG GGACAGCGGATGGAGACATGGACGAGATTGAGGAGGGGGGTACCAAGCGGCCAATGACAGAGGACGAGAAACGGGAGCAAGTCAAAAG GCTAGAGGAGCTGATGCGGGTGAAGCAGGCAGAgcggagagagcgagagcgggcagaggaggtggagagggagaagcagcGGAGGAAGCAGGGCCAGGAGCTGCTGCAGATCCGACAGAAGCTGCAGGACGACGAGATGAAGAAGCTGGCCGACCAGCGCAggaaagagaagatggaggacaAACTGGCCAA GCAAAGGGTTAAAGAGAAGATCGCACgcgacagagaggagagagcgcaAAAG TTTGGGGGCGGTGGATCCTCCAGCACGGCCGTGTCCCCGCCTCCCGCCCAGCCCAGCCCCTCATCGCCCACCAGTCAGGGCCCGCCGCCCACCAAGAAGGAGTATGATGAGTGCAGGATACAG GTTCGTCTGCTGGACGGCTCGGCCATCACGGCGGTCTTCAAGGCCCAGGAGCCGCTGGCGGCGGTGCGCGTCTACGTGCAGATGAACGGCAACACGCCCGAGGGCCAGGACTTCACGCTGCTGTCGCCCTACCCCCGCCACGTCTACACCGAGCTGGACATGGAGAAGCCCCTCAAAGAGCTGG GTTTGGTGCCTTCGGCTGTGCTGGTTGTTACCAAAAAGTGA
- the ehd1a gene encoding EH domain-containing protein 1a: MFRKNGKKDPELFQNVSEGLRRLYRTKLFPLEDTYRFHDFHSPALEDADFDNKPMVLLVGQYSTGKTTFIRHLMEQDFPGMRIGPEPTTDSFIAVMHGEQEGVIPGNALVVDPKKPFRKLNAFGNAFLNRFMCAQMPNPVLESISIIDTPGILSGEKQRISRGYDFAAVLEWFAERVDRIILLFDAHKLDISDEFSEVIRALKNHEDKMRVVLNKADQISTQQLMRVYGALMWSLGKIINTPEVVRVYIGSFWAQPLLVPDNRKLFEAEEQDLFLDIQSLPRNAALRKLNDLIKRARLAKVQAYIISSLKKEMPSVFGKESKKKELISNLGEIYLKIEKEHQISPGDFPKLGKMQELLNGHDFSKFPALKPKLLEAVEDMLANDIARLMALVRQEEATMPSQSVKGGAFEGAMSGPFGHGYGEGASEGIDELEWVVGRDKPSYDEIFYTLSPINGKVSGAAAKKEMLKSKLPNTVLGKIWKLADVDKDGHLDDEEFALANHLIKVKLEGHELPGELPEHLVPPSKRGGMLEA; encoded by the exons ATGTTCAGAAAAAACGGAAAGAAGGACCCAGAACTGTTCCAGAACGTGTCTGAGGGGCTGCGGCGACTCTACCGGACCAAACTGTTCCCACTGGAGGACACGTATCGATTCCACGACTTCCACTCCCCGGCACTCGAAGATGCCGACTTCGACAACAAGCCCATGGTCCTCCTGGTGGGTCAGTACTCCACCGGGAAGACTACCTTCATTCGGCACCTGATGGAGCAGGACTTCCCCGGTATGCGGATCGGCCCCGAGCCGACCACGGACTCTTTCATCGCGGTGATGCACGGTGAACAGGAGGGGGTGATACCAGGCAACGCTCTGGTTGTCGACCCCAAAAAGCCCTTCCGCAAACTCAACGCCTTTGGCAACGCGTTCCTCAACAG GTTCATGTGCGCTCAGATGCCTAACCCCGTCCTGGAGAGCATCAGTATCATCGATACCCCTGGAATCCTGTCGGGGGAGAAACAAAGGATCAGTAGAg GCTACGACTTTGCAGCGGTGCTGGAGTGGTTCGCTGAGCGCGTGGACCGCATCATTCTCCTGTTCGACGCCCACAAGCTGGACATCTCGGACGAGTTCTCCGAGGTGATCCGCGCCCTCAAGAATCACGAGGACAAGATGCGCGTGGTGCTGAACAAGGCGGACCAGATCAGCACCCAGCAGCTGATGAGGGTCTATGGAGCGCTGATGTGGTCCCTGGGCAAAATCATCAACACACCTGAG GTGGTACGCGTGTACATCGGGTCGTTCTGGGCCCAGCCCCTGTTGGTCCCTGACAACAGGAAGTTGTTTGAGGCGGAGGAGCAGGACCTGTTCTTGGACATCCAGTCGTTGCCACGTAACGCAGCGCTACGCAAACTCAACGACCTCATCAAGCGGGCACGCCTCGCTAAG GTGCAAGCCTACATCATCAGTTCTCTGAAGAAGGAGATGCCGAGTGTGTTTGGGAAGGAGTCTAAGAAGAAGGAGCTGATCTCCAACCTGGGAGAAATCTACTTGAAGATCGAGAAGGAGCACCAGATCTCACCTGGAGACTTCCCCAAACTCGGCAAGATGCAG GAGCTGCTGAATGGCCACGACTTCTCCAAGTTCCCAGCGCTGAAGCCCAAGCTGCTGGAGGCCGTGGAGGACATGCTGGCCAACGACATCGCCCGCCTCATGGCCTTGGTACGCCAGGAGGAGGCCACCATGCCCAGCCAGTCCGTCAAGGGCGGAGCCTTCGAGGGCGCCATGAGCGGGCCCTTCGGCCACGGTTACGGCGAGGGGGCTAGCGAAGGCATCGACGAGCTGGAGTGGGTGGTGGGCCGTGACAAGCCCTCGTACGACGAGATCTTCTACACCCTCTCTCCCATCAACGGCAAAGTGTCCGGCGCCGCGGCCAAGAAGGAGATGCTCAAGTCCAAGCTGCCCAACACGGTCCTGGGGAAGATCTGGAAGCTGGCCGACGTGGATAAAGACGGCCACCTCGACGACGAGGAGTTCGCCCTGGCCAACCACCTGATCAAGGTGAAGCTGGAGGGCCACGAGCTGCCGGGCGAGCTGCCAGAACACCTGGTGCCCCCGTCCAAGCGCGGGGGAATGCTGGAGGCCTAG
- the map1lc3cl gene encoding microtubule-associated protein 1 light chain 3 gamma: protein MAPYEKSMEMMPFKQRKCLETRKDEVCSIRSKFPNKLPVIVERYIREKTLPLLDKTKFLVPFEFTLGQFLCLLRNKIDLESSQALFLLVSERSMSCMSASMREVYSQYRDPDGFLYITYASQEMFGAHPAATPPC, encoded by the exons ATGGCTCCCTATGAGAAATCCATGGAGATGATGCCCTTCAAGCAAAGGAAATGCCTCG AAACAAGGAAAGATGAAGTGTGCAGTATTCGGTCTAAATTCCCTAACAAGTTGCCT gtgattGTGGAACGGTACATCCGCGAAAAGACTCTTCCCCTGTTGGACAAGACAAAGTTCCTGGTTCCCTTCGAGTTTACCTTGGGTCAGTTCCTTTGCCTGCTCAG gAACAAGATAGACCTGGAGTCGAGCCAGGCTCTGTTCCTCCTGGTGTCGGAGAGGAGCATGTCCTGCATGTCTGCCAGCATGCGGGAGGTCTACTCCCAGTACAGAGACCCCGACGGCTTCCTCTACATCACCTACGCCTCTCAGGAGATGTTCGGGGCTCACCCAGCGGCCACACCGCCCTGCTGA